The proteins below come from a single Lineus longissimus chromosome 5, tnLinLong1.2, whole genome shotgun sequence genomic window:
- the LOC135488571 gene encoding uncharacterized protein LOC135488571, with protein MAERSNTGNRVFPGSAAGTYIHDTQSGFTINMEPSLCQENEDFTHQWQSILKDTSSRLMVLLLRNLDETIHQFEMDLETAKANLQTSHKTPDVEAPAGEDLPRNNPKSNSQKTSEEPPQEEAEDQGQPPETQPGHCNKETKQATTSAHNDHDKVKDKGTISVSKGLNFCPAPPTYDNYQLNQDFEEYFRRIRLKEFFAQTEPDWQDPLQTDLGFRLKSSWTPPPVGNANLETYIATTSMTLNKAKANKHRDNISKEERNALQSLRNNQEITIKRADKGGATVILNTKDYISECERQLTDTNFYSKQDTNLTKRHELMTQHLVDHMKDKNIIDEKTYKFLYPSNSRTPNFYCLPKIHKKGNPGRPIVSGNNSCTENLSKYVDSHLRPLVETLSTYIRDTADFLNKLKEIKLDPQEHQKHKPLLVTLDVKSLYTNIPHNEGLAAMGNYLDKRTKKSVPTGILVQAAELILKTKRHNIQ; from the exons ATGGCTGAGAGATCAAACACAGGCAATCGCGTCTTCCCAGGCAGTGCCGCAGGGACATACATTCACGACACCCAGTCAG GGTTCACCATCAACATGGAACCCTCCCTGTGTCAAGAGAATGAAGACTTTACACATCAATGGCAGAGCATTCTCAAAGACACCTCTAGTCGATTAATGGTACTACTACTACGCAACCTAGATGAAACCATTCACCAATTCGAGATGGACCTTGAGACAGCAAAGGCGAATCTACAAACGTCT CACAAGACCCCCGACGTAGAGGCTCCAGCCGGGGAGGACCTACCCAGAAACAACCCCAAGAGCAACAGCCAAAAAACGTCAGAGGAACCACCGCAGGAAGAGGCAGAAGACCAAGGTCAACCTCCAGAAACACAACCAGGACATTGCAACAAAGAGACCAAGCAAGCAACAACATCAGCCCACAATGACCACGACAAAGTCAAAGACAAGGGAACAATCTCAGTCAG CAAGGGCCTTAACTTTTGTCCTGCCCCACCTACCTATGACAACTACCAACTAAACCAAGACTTTGAGGAATACTTTCGTAGAATCAGACTCAAAGAATTCTTTGCCCAGACAGAACCAGATTGGCAAGACCCACTCCAGACTGACCTGGGATTCAGACTTAAATCTTCTTGGACCCCACCCCCTGTCGGCAATGCCAACCTTGAAACATACATTGCGACCACATCCATGACCCTTAATAAAGCCAAAGCTAATAAACACAGAGACAACATTAGCAAGGAAGAGAGGAACGCACTCCAATCCCTACGTAACAATCAAGAGATCACCATCAAACGAGCTGATAAAGGTGGGGCCACAGTAATACTTAATACTAAAGATTACATTAGTGAATGTGAAAGACAACTCACAGACACCAACTTCTACTCTAAACAAGACACCAACCTCACCAAAAGACATGAACTCATGACTCAACACCTAGTGGATCACATGAAAGATAAAAACATCATTGATGAAAAGACCTACAAATTCCTATATCCATCAAACTCAAGAACCCCAAACTTCTACTGTCTCCCCAAGATTCACAAAAAGGGTAACCCCGGGAGACCAATCGTCTCTGGCAACAATAGTTGCACTGAGAACTTATCCAAATATGTTGATTCCCACCTTAGACCATTGGTGGAAACCCTATCTACATACATCAGAGACACAGCCGATTTCCTCAACAAACTTAAAGAAATCAAACTAGATCCACAAGAACATCAAAAACATAAACCACTATTGGTCACACTTGATGTTAAATCACTGTACACCAACATCCCACACAATGAAGGCCTAGCAGCCATGGGCAACTACCTGGATAAACGCACTAAGAAATCAGTCCCTACGGGCATACTAGTACAAGCAGCTGAACTGATACTCAAAACCAAAAGGCATAACATTCAATGA
- the LOC135488573 gene encoding uncharacterized protein LOC135488573 translates to MYADDNQLMDSFRCGDKEDGAQVLSHAEDCISDIGDWLMDNKLALNAPKTDMANFVSSRRTGSISSIVVDGQDIHESDCVKDLGVWLDKNMTMKKQVSSICRAASASLYNIGRVRKYLDQASAERLVCALVSSRLDCNNGILHGLHESTIAPLQRIQNWAARIVLRLRKSAHITPALRQLHWLPVRSRIEYKISLTAYKIYSGLAPQYFDGFLSAAPGRRETRYSGLDRVSVKRTRTRLGDRSLSSCAPVLWNALPGHVKACQNITSFKLQLKTWLFKKHFSE, encoded by the coding sequence AtgtacgctgatgataatcagctgATGGACAGCTTTCGCTGTGGTGACAAGGAGGACGGTGCTCAGGTACTCTCTCACGCAGAGGACTGCATCAGTGACATTGGAGATTGGTTAATGGACAATAAACTTGCTCTAAACGCACCTAAGACCGACATGGCAAACTTTGTGTCCTCCAGAAGGACTGGCTCTATTTCGTCCATTGTGGTTGACGGTCAGGACATTCATGAATCGGATTGTGTGAAGGACTTGGGCGTTTGGCTGGATAAAAATATGACCATGAAGAAACAGGTCTCCTCCATCTGCAGGGCAGCTAGTGCAAGCCTTTACAACATCGGTCGTGTAAGAAAGTACCTCGATCAAGCTAGCGCAGAGCGTTTGGTTTGTGCATTGGTCAGCTCCCGGTTAGATTGCAATAATGGCATTCTGCATGGTCTCCATGAAAGTACCATTGCTCCACTCCAGCGTATTCAGAACTGGGCTGCCAGGATTGTCCTCCGTCTTAGGAAATCTGCGCACATAACCCCTGCCCTTCGGCAATTGCACTGGCTCCCTGTTAGGTCAAGGATCGAGTACAAGATCTCGCTGACTGCTTATAAGATCTATAGCGGTCTTGCACCACAATATTTCGATGGGTTTTTGAGTGCTGCACCTGGCCGACGAGAGACGCGGTATTCTGGGCTTGATCGGGTCTCCGTCAAAAGAACCCGAACTCGGCTAGGCGACCGGAGTCTCTCgtcttgtgcacctgttctttggaacgccctccctggccacgtcaaggcatgccaaaatatcaccagtttcaaacttcagctaaagacgtggctttttaagaagcacttctctgaatga
- the LOC135488572 gene encoding uncharacterized protein LOC135488572: protein MAADIEGMFHNVRVPTSDQDSLRFLWKDHLESPDPPSEYQMCVHIFGAKCSPCCASYALKRVAIDNLEYSRLARETILRQYYVDDMLRGFDGTPLEATSLALELIDLNSRGGFKLTKWASNCPELLEAVASVDGIKTHLKLDLDGSVITRTLGIACDLTHDIFIFDTVSLPTVETLTKRILLSIVSTVFDPLGFLAPFIVRAKILLQSLWEKGLNWDDPIPPR from the coding sequence ATGGCCGCCGATATCGAAGGCATGTTTCATAATGTGCGTGTGCCTACATCTGATCAGGACTCTCTTCGCTTCCTCTGGAAAGACCATTTAGAATCGCCAGACCCACCTTCTGAATACCAAATGTGCGTCCATATATTTGGAGCAAAGTGCTCTCCATGTTGTGCTAGTTATGCTCTGAAACGTGTAGCTATTGACAACTTAGAGTACAGTCGTTTAGCTAGGGAAACAATTCTCAGACAATACTACGTTGATGATATGCTTAGAGGGTTTGATGGTACCCCTCTGGAAGCTACATCACTAGCGTTGGAATTGATCGACTTGAATAGCAGGGGTGGCTTCAAACTTACCAAATGGGCCTCCAATTGCCCAGAGTTGTTAGAGGCTGTAGCAAGTGTAGATGGTATCAAAACCCATTTGAAATTAGATTTAGATGGTAGTGTGATTACTCGAACTCTAGGAATCGCCTGTGATTTGACGcatgatattttcatatttgacaCTGTGAGCTTACCAACTGTGGAAACCCTGACTAAGCGTATCCTACTGAGTATAGTCAGTACAGTATTTGACCCATTAGGTTTTCTAGCCCCTTTCATTGTGAGAGCAAAGATTCTTTTACAGAGTCTATGGGAGAAGGGTCTCAATTGGGATGATCCCATTCCCCCTAGATGA